A DNA window from Kitasatospora atroaurantiaca contains the following coding sequences:
- a CDS encoding Lrp/AsnC family transcriptional regulator: MDDTDRELLTLLQQDAGQAYAALGKAVGLSAAATHERVRKLRERGIVRRTTVEVDPQKLGLGVLAFVMVESSAWMGDSAEAFAAIPEIEEAHVIAGSASVLVKVRTTTTEQLQDVLRRLYAIDGVSGTQATVVLETFFERPPSPAP; this comes from the coding sequence CTGGACGACACCGACCGCGAGCTGCTGACGCTGCTTCAGCAGGACGCCGGACAGGCGTATGCGGCACTCGGCAAAGCCGTGGGGCTCTCCGCCGCCGCTACCCATGAGCGGGTGCGCAAGCTGCGGGAGCGCGGCATCGTCCGCCGTACGACGGTGGAGGTCGACCCGCAGAAGCTCGGGCTCGGCGTGCTCGCCTTCGTGATGGTCGAGTCGTCCGCCTGGATGGGAGATTCGGCCGAAGCGTTCGCCGCCATCCCCGAGATCGAGGAGGCGCACGTCATCGCCGGCAGCGCGTCGGTGCTCGTCAAGGTGCGTACGACCACCACCGAACAGCTCCAGGACGTGCTCCGGCGCCTCTACGCGATCGACGGCGTGAGCGGCACCCAGGCCACGGTCGTCCTGGAGACCTTCTTCGAGCGCCCGCCGTCCCCAGCGCCGTGA
- a CDS encoding helix-turn-helix domain-containing protein, with protein sequence MGTVALAVTDGMLHFELSLAFEVFGADMTDVADPWYSVSVCGPSAVRVGRFRLEPDHGLDRLSRADTVIVPGWADVDEDPPVDLVDAIRVAHEAGARVASLCTGAFVLAAAGLLDGRRATTHWAHTRALAARYPRVTVDPDVLYVDDGSVLTSAGKAAAMDLCLHLVRLDHGSSIANALARLLVVPPHRAGGQAQFVTTPVPAPDNHPLAELFPWVIERLDHPLTVEDLARRARMSSRNLGRHFRSVTGTTPLQWLLTQRIRHAQELLETTDDSVDTIASATGMGTATTLRRHFNRTVGVPPDTYRRTFRSRTRPGPNDSGQHHQRPGP encoded by the coding sequence ATGGGAACTGTCGCACTGGCCGTCACCGACGGGATGCTGCATTTCGAGCTGTCCTTGGCGTTCGAGGTCTTCGGAGCCGACATGACCGACGTGGCGGACCCCTGGTACAGCGTCTCCGTCTGCGGGCCAAGTGCCGTGCGGGTCGGCCGGTTCCGGCTGGAGCCCGACCACGGACTCGACCGGCTCTCGCGCGCCGACACCGTGATCGTCCCGGGCTGGGCCGACGTCGACGAGGATCCGCCCGTCGACCTGGTCGACGCGATTCGCGTGGCCCACGAGGCCGGCGCACGCGTGGCCTCCCTCTGCACGGGCGCGTTCGTGCTGGCCGCCGCCGGCCTGCTGGACGGGCGGCGCGCGACCACGCACTGGGCGCACACCCGGGCCCTGGCCGCCCGCTACCCCCGGGTGACGGTCGATCCGGACGTCCTCTACGTGGACGACGGCAGTGTGCTCACCTCCGCCGGCAAAGCCGCCGCCATGGACCTCTGCCTGCACCTTGTCCGCCTCGACCACGGCTCGTCGATCGCCAATGCGCTCGCCCGCCTCCTGGTCGTGCCGCCGCACCGGGCGGGCGGCCAGGCCCAGTTCGTCACCACCCCGGTCCCCGCCCCGGACAACCACCCGCTCGCCGAACTCTTCCCCTGGGTGATCGAACGGCTGGACCATCCGCTGACCGTGGAGGACCTGGCCCGCCGGGCGCGGATGAGCTCGCGCAACCTGGGCCGCCACTTCAGGTCGGTGACCGGCACCACCCCACTGCAATGGCTGCTCACTCAACGGATCCGCCACGCCCAGGAGTTGCTGGAGACCACCGACGACAGCGTCGACACCATCGCGTCGGCCACCGGCATGGGCACCGCCACGACGCTGCGCCGGCACTTCAACCGCACGGTCGGCGTGCCTCCGGACACCTACCGCCGCACCTTCCGCTCGCGGACCCGCCCCGGCCCGAACGACAGCGGGCAACACCACCAACGCCCTGGGCCATGA
- a CDS encoding SMP-30/gluconolactonase/LRE family protein produces the protein MSGEIEFGLYEILDNRFRRCTNGDSRLEQLYGDCRWAEGPLYLPAWRQLVWSDIPNDRMLRWDEATGLVGVFRSPAGHSNGNTLDHLGRLISCEQGNRRVTRTEHDGTITVLADRYQGKRLNSPNDAVVRSDGSIWFSDPDFGITSDYEGHRADSEIGACNVYRIDPDSGEVHLAADGFAGPNGLVLSHDEQRLYVSDTRAGHIRAFDVREDDTLGNDRVFTKAADSHFDNIRFDSDGRLWVAALGDGVHCYAPDGTLIGRLLIPEPVSNITFGGPKYNRLFITATTSLYSLVMSVTGTHRVRRHP, from the coding sequence ATGTCTGGCGAGATCGAGTTCGGGCTGTACGAGATCCTGGACAACCGCTTCCGCCGGTGCACCAACGGGGACTCGCGGCTGGAGCAGCTGTACGGAGACTGCCGCTGGGCCGAGGGGCCCCTCTACCTACCCGCCTGGCGCCAGCTCGTCTGGAGCGACATCCCCAACGACCGGATGCTGCGCTGGGACGAGGCCACCGGCCTGGTCGGTGTCTTCCGCTCCCCCGCCGGGCACAGCAACGGCAACACCCTCGACCACTTGGGCCGCCTGATCAGCTGTGAGCAGGGCAACCGCCGCGTCACCCGCACCGAGCACGACGGCACGATCACCGTCCTCGCCGACCGCTACCAGGGCAAGCGGCTCAACTCGCCCAACGACGCGGTCGTCCGCTCCGACGGCTCGATCTGGTTCTCCGACCCGGACTTCGGCATCACCAGCGACTACGAGGGCCACCGCGCCGACAGCGAGATCGGCGCCTGCAACGTCTACCGGATCGACCCGGACAGCGGCGAAGTCCACCTCGCCGCCGACGGCTTCGCCGGACCCAACGGACTCGTCCTCTCCCACGACGAGCAGCGGCTCTACGTCTCCGACACCCGGGCCGGGCACATCCGCGCCTTCGACGTCCGCGAGGACGACACCCTCGGCAACGACAGGGTCTTCACCAAGGCCGCCGACAGCCACTTCGACAACATCCGCTTCGACAGCGACGGCCGGCTCTGGGTGGCGGCCCTCGGCGACGGCGTCCACTGCTACGCCCCGGACGGCACCCTCATCGGCCGCCTCCTCATCCCCGAGCCCGTCTCCAACATCACCTTCGGCGGTCCGAAGTACAACCGCCTCTTCATCACCGCCACAACATCCCTGTACTCGCTGGTGATGTCGGTGACGGGAACCCACCGCGTCCGCCGTCACCCGTGA
- a CDS encoding FAD-dependent monooxygenase has protein sequence MAHTRTTDVLIAGAGPVGLSAAAELRRHGVHCRLVDRLPERLPYAKAVGIQPRTLEIWDRMGLARAVLEAAVPMRGQLIYVNGREQARIDLALPPEVPYGFAALPQYETERLLEEYVAGLGTTIERGTELLSFTQDADGVTARLGTDSGATEEVRARYLIGCDGAHSIVRKGLGLGFEGGAFPEEYMLADVEADWDLPYGYGVRSSHRADDGSTDDVLVCIPLPGAGRYRMSMLVPPELSTHATGRAPARVDGVAHGLEGSRAPELSHIQAVVDRLTPRPAALSRMRWSSVFRISHRIVDRYGDGRVFVAGDAAHIHPPTGAQGMNTGIQDACNLAWKLALVVRGEAGPGLLTSYDAERRPVGEEVVGRTVRHATHGIETDPDDPRTLMLREAQLLASYRDGPLARSPYGPADAPQPGDRAPDCADLTDPVATYPLRLLDILRGRTGHVLLLYAADTAALAKAAEAAAAAGVAELSSGSPGTSDGPDPRPGLQTIAVLAREAASTAPDTLDVPGYRDAAGEFARLYRPDGPTGFVVRPDGQLGARFPLAATAAALSGYFTALSAPA, from the coding sequence GTGGCGCACACTCGAACAACCGACGTACTGATCGCGGGCGCCGGCCCGGTCGGACTGAGCGCGGCCGCCGAGCTTCGCCGTCACGGGGTGCACTGCCGCCTCGTCGACCGGCTGCCGGAGCGCCTTCCGTACGCCAAGGCGGTCGGCATCCAGCCGCGCACCCTGGAGATCTGGGACCGGATGGGCCTGGCCCGTGCCGTCCTGGAAGCCGCCGTCCCGATGCGGGGTCAGCTGATCTACGTCAACGGCCGGGAACAGGCGCGGATCGACCTTGCCCTGCCGCCCGAGGTGCCGTACGGCTTCGCCGCGCTGCCGCAGTACGAGACCGAGCGCCTCCTGGAGGAGTACGTCGCGGGCCTGGGCACGACCATCGAACGCGGCACCGAGCTGCTGTCCTTCACCCAGGACGCGGACGGGGTCACCGCACGGCTGGGCACCGACTCCGGTGCCACCGAGGAGGTCCGGGCTCGCTACCTGATCGGCTGCGACGGCGCGCACAGCATCGTCCGCAAGGGACTGGGACTCGGCTTCGAGGGCGGGGCCTTCCCCGAGGAGTACATGCTGGCCGACGTCGAGGCCGACTGGGACCTGCCGTACGGGTACGGCGTACGCTCCAGCCACCGCGCCGACGACGGCTCCACCGACGACGTGCTGGTCTGCATCCCGCTGCCCGGCGCAGGCCGCTACCGCATGTCGATGCTGGTCCCACCCGAACTCTCCACCCACGCGACCGGCCGGGCGCCCGCGCGGGTCGACGGCGTCGCGCACGGCCTGGAAGGCAGCCGCGCCCCGGAGCTGTCCCATATCCAGGCCGTCGTCGACCGACTGACCCCCAGGCCGGCCGCCCTCTCCCGGATGCGCTGGTCCTCCGTCTTCCGCATCAGCCACCGGATCGTCGACCGCTACGGCGACGGCCGGGTCTTCGTCGCGGGCGACGCCGCCCACATCCACCCGCCCACCGGCGCCCAGGGCATGAACACCGGCATCCAGGACGCCTGCAACCTGGCCTGGAAACTCGCCCTCGTCGTTCGCGGGGAAGCCGGGCCGGGCCTGCTCACCAGCTACGACGCCGAACGCCGCCCGGTCGGCGAGGAGGTCGTCGGCCGGACCGTGCGGCACGCCACCCACGGCATCGAGACCGACCCGGACGACCCGCGGACCCTGATGCTCCGCGAGGCCCAACTGCTCGCCAGCTACCGGGACGGCCCGCTCGCCCGCAGCCCGTACGGGCCGGCCGACGCGCCCCAGCCCGGCGACCGGGCCCCGGACTGCGCCGACTTGACCGACCCGGTCGCCACTTACCCGCTGCGCCTGCTCGACATCCTGCGCGGCCGCACGGGCCACGTGCTGCTTCTGTACGCAGCCGACACCGCTGCCCTGGCCAAGGCCGCCGAAGCGGCTGCGGCTGCCGGGGTGGCGGAGCTGAGCAGCGGCAGTCCGGGCACCTCCGACGGTCCGGACCCTCGGCCCGGCCTGCAGACCATCGCCGTCCTCGCCCGCGAAGCCGCATCGACCGCTCCCGACACCCTGGACGTCCCCGGATACCGGGACGCGGCCGGGGAGTTCGCCCGGCTCTACCGCCCCGATGGCCCGACCGGCTTCGTCGTCCGCCCGGACGGGCAGCTCGGTGCCCGCTTCCCCCTCGCCGCCACCGCGGCGGCCCTGTCCGGCTACTTCACGGCCCTCTCCGCGCCGGCCTGA
- the nadE gene encoding ammonia-dependent NAD(+) synthetase: MPEPLPADLQREIARSLRVAPVPSAEQEAERRVAFLADQVRSAGARCLVLGVSGGIDSTTTGRLCRLAVDRLRTAGYEATFCAMRLPYGVQADEEDAQLALAFIRPDQVLTVDIRPATDAAIDALAVAGLAFDDSAHEDFVRGNVKARQRMVAQYAVAGASGGLVVGTDHAAEAVCGFFTKYGDGAADIMPLAGLTKRQVRAIAAALGAPAALVHKTPTADLESLVPGRPDEEVLGLGYDALDDFLEVRPVSEEVFRTVLGHYRRTEHKRRPPVVPS; encoded by the coding sequence ATGCCCGAACCTCTGCCCGCCGACCTCCAGCGGGAGATCGCCCGTAGCCTCCGGGTGGCTCCCGTCCCCAGCGCCGAGCAGGAGGCCGAACGCCGGGTGGCGTTCCTGGCCGACCAGGTGCGGTCCGCCGGCGCGCGTTGTCTGGTGCTCGGCGTCAGCGGCGGGATCGACTCCACGACCACCGGGCGGCTGTGCCGGCTCGCGGTCGACCGGCTTCGCACCGCCGGGTACGAGGCGACGTTCTGCGCGATGCGGCTGCCCTACGGCGTGCAGGCGGACGAGGAGGACGCCCAGCTCGCGCTTGCCTTCATCCGGCCGGACCAGGTCCTGACGGTGGACATCAGGCCCGCGACCGACGCCGCAATCGACGCCCTGGCAGTCGCCGGCCTGGCCTTCGACGACAGCGCCCACGAGGACTTCGTCCGCGGCAACGTCAAGGCCCGTCAGCGGATGGTGGCCCAGTACGCGGTGGCGGGCGCGTCCGGCGGGCTGGTGGTCGGCACCGATCACGCCGCGGAGGCGGTCTGCGGGTTCTTCACCAAGTACGGCGACGGCGCGGCCGACATAATGCCCCTCGCCGGGCTCACCAAGCGTCAGGTACGGGCGATTGCCGCAGCGTTGGGCGCACCTGCGGCGCTCGTCCACAAGACGCCCACGGCCGACCTCGAGTCACTCGTACCCGGCCGGCCCGACGAGGAGGTGCTCGGCCTCGGCTACGACGCGCTGGACGACTTCCTCGAGGTGAGGCCGGTGAGCGAGGAGGTGTTCCGCACGGTGCTCGGCCACTACCGGCGGACCGAGCACAAGCGCCGCCCACCGGTCGTCCCTTCGTAG